A genomic window from Chlorobium phaeobacteroides DSM 266 includes:
- the guaA gene encoding glutamine-hydrolyzing GMP synthase, with protein MQSVTVLDFGSQYTQLIARRIRELGIYSEILPYNASPETIREHDPKAIILSGGPTSVYGDSALLPDGGVFMLGVPVLGICYGLQAIAKHFGGEVAGSSKQEFGRAKMLVSHNEESESPLFRNIPDSDVWMSHGDKVVRLPEGFRVTASSENSEMCALESYGSKAALKVYGLQFHPEVQHTLYGKQLLSNFLIDIAGIKPDWSPKSFIGHQIEEIRARAGKDKVICGISGGVDSTVAAVLVSQAIGKQLHCVFVDNGLLRKNEAVKVMNFLKPLGLSVTLADASDLFLKRLDKVASPEKKRKIIGRTFIHVFEQHLNEEKYLVQGTLYPDVIESVSVKGPSETIKSHHNVGGLPKRMKLKLIEPLRELFKDEVRAVGRELGIAEDILMRHPFPGPGLAVRVLGSVSRPRLDILREADEIFIEELKTSGLYQHVWQAFSVLLPVQSVGVMGDKRTYENVLALRAVESTDGMTADWAQLPHDFLARVSNRIINEVRGINRVAYDISSKPPATIEWE; from the coding sequence ATGCAATCGGTAACCGTTCTTGACTTTGGATCTCAATATACCCAGCTTATCGCCCGACGTATCCGCGAACTGGGTATCTATTCGGAAATACTGCCGTACAATGCCTCTCCTGAAACCATTCGGGAACATGACCCGAAAGCAATTATCCTCTCGGGAGGCCCGACAAGCGTCTATGGCGATTCTGCCCTTTTACCTGACGGTGGAGTATTCATGCTGGGAGTACCGGTTCTCGGGATCTGCTATGGTCTGCAGGCCATAGCAAAACATTTCGGAGGGGAGGTTGCCGGCTCTTCTAAACAGGAGTTTGGCAGGGCTAAAATGCTGGTCAGTCATAACGAAGAGTCTGAAAGCCCGCTTTTTCGAAACATTCCTGATTCGGATGTCTGGATGAGCCACGGAGACAAGGTGGTCAGACTCCCTGAAGGGTTCAGGGTCACCGCAAGCAGCGAAAACTCGGAAATGTGCGCTCTTGAAAGTTATGGGTCAAAAGCCGCTCTCAAGGTTTATGGTCTCCAGTTCCATCCTGAAGTACAGCATACCCTTTATGGCAAACAACTGCTCTCCAACTTTCTCATCGATATTGCTGGCATTAAACCCGATTGGTCGCCGAAAAGCTTTATCGGTCACCAGATTGAGGAAATCAGGGCTCGCGCCGGAAAAGACAAGGTGATTTGCGGCATCAGCGGCGGCGTTGACTCAACAGTCGCAGCAGTGCTTGTAAGCCAGGCTATAGGAAAACAGCTGCACTGCGTTTTTGTTGATAACGGGCTGCTTCGTAAAAATGAAGCGGTCAAAGTGATGAATTTTCTCAAACCACTCGGCCTCTCCGTCACCCTTGCCGATGCCTCGGATCTGTTTCTCAAAAGACTTGATAAGGTGGCCTCTCCGGAAAAAAAGAGAAAGATTATCGGCAGAACCTTCATTCATGTATTCGAACAGCATCTGAACGAGGAGAAATATCTTGTTCAGGGCACGCTCTATCCCGATGTCATTGAGAGCGTCAGCGTCAAGGGTCCTTCAGAAACCATCAAGTCGCACCATAACGTTGGCGGCCTGCCGAAGCGCATGAAACTGAAACTCATAGAACCGCTCCGGGAGCTTTTCAAGGACGAGGTACGGGCTGTGGGTCGTGAACTTGGTATTGCTGAAGATATTCTCATGCGCCACCCGTTCCCCGGTCCGGGTCTTGCCGTCAGGGTGCTGGGCTCGGTAAGTCGCCCAAGGCTTGACATCCTTCGCGAGGCTGATGAAATTTTCATTGAGGAGCTTAAAACCAGCGGCCTTTACCAGCATGTCTGGCAGGCGTTTTCAGTGCTTCTACCGGTACAGTCTGTCGGCGTCATGGGAGACAAGCGGACGTATGAAAATGTTCTGGCACTTCGGGCTGTTGAATCAACGGATGGCATGACCGCCGACTGGGCGCAACTGCCTCACGATTTCCTCGCACGTGTCTCGAACCGCATCATCAACGAAGTTCGCGGCATCAACCGGGTTGCCTACGATATTTCCTCCAAACCGCCAGCGACCATCGAGTGGGAGTAA
- a CDS encoding TIGR03915 family putative DNA repair protein: MNSYLYDGTPEGLLSAAFRIIADVSDPEKATLAERRDTLFEEGEFIGTDAVAAEKLFKRLRLEAPDAAYIFYYFTLAEKEGLETSLLRYLALALRHGDRVNGNLIDPAVRDVVSVSRKAQRELHRMKGLVRFEKLRDGAYLARMEPDHNILQPLAVHFSRRLRAEDWFIYDVRRRFAARWHCGNLQFGTIEQFTAPALSEEEMRIQALWQAFFKTIAISDRKNPGLQKSNMPMKYWKYLTEKQGE, encoded by the coding sequence ATGAACAGCTACCTGTACGACGGAACCCCGGAAGGCCTGCTCTCCGCGGCCTTCCGCATTATTGCCGACGTGAGCGATCCCGAAAAAGCCACGCTCGCCGAACGCAGGGACACGCTGTTCGAGGAGGGGGAGTTTATCGGAACCGATGCGGTTGCGGCCGAAAAGCTTTTCAAAAGGCTCCGCCTTGAAGCCCCCGACGCGGCATATATTTTCTACTACTTTACCCTGGCCGAAAAAGAGGGTCTGGAGACCAGTCTTCTGCGCTATCTTGCCCTGGCGCTTCGCCACGGTGACAGGGTGAATGGCAATCTTATCGATCCTGCGGTTAGAGATGTCGTCAGCGTTTCACGAAAAGCACAACGGGAACTGCATCGCATGAAAGGGCTTGTCCGCTTCGAGAAGCTTCGCGATGGAGCCTATCTTGCCAGGATGGAGCCCGATCACAACATCCTGCAGCCGCTTGCAGTGCATTTCAGCCGTCGTCTCAGGGCTGAAGACTGGTTCATCTACGACGTCCGCCGTCGATTTGCCGCCCGATGGCACTGCGGTAATCTGCAGTTCGGTACTATCGAGCAGTTTACCGCTCCCGCGCTTTCAGAAGAGGAAATGAGGATACAGGCCCTCTGGCAAGCTTTTTTTAAAACCATCGCCATTTCCGACAGGAAAAATCCCGGTCTGCAGAAATCGAATATGCCCATGAAGTACTGGAAGTACCTTACCGAAAAGCAGGGAGAGTGA
- a CDS encoding DedA family protein has product MDNSFTGILSTIIDFILHIDTHLQALASEYGIWLYGILFLIIFCETGLVVTPFLPGDSLLFAAGSLASMPGSELDQHLLFLIFFVAAVLGDTLNYTIGHKLGPKVFGYEKTRFFNPDYLDKTNAFFKKYGGKTIIIARFIPIIRTFAPFVAGIGAMSYKKFILFNIIGALLWVGLFNYSGYFFGQLPFVQKNFKLLILFIIIISVLPPVFEYLKHRFRRSGQ; this is encoded by the coding sequence ATGGATAATTCATTCACAGGAATACTTTCGACGATTATTGATTTTATTCTCCACATCGACACTCATCTGCAGGCGCTTGCATCCGAATACGGCATCTGGTTGTATGGCATACTGTTTTTGATCATTTTTTGTGAAACGGGCCTTGTTGTTACGCCATTTCTTCCCGGTGACTCTCTGCTTTTTGCTGCAGGATCGCTTGCCTCCATGCCCGGTTCCGAGCTTGATCAGCATCTGCTTTTTCTGATCTTTTTTGTAGCGGCAGTGCTTGGAGATACGCTTAATTACACGATTGGGCACAAGCTCGGCCCAAAAGTATTCGGCTATGAGAAAACAAGATTTTTCAATCCCGACTATCTGGACAAAACCAATGCGTTTTTTAAAAAATATGGAGGCAAAACAATAATCATCGCCCGGTTCATTCCGATTATCAGAACTTTTGCGCCGTTTGTTGCCGGCATCGGCGCCATGTCTTACAAAAAATTCATTCTTTTCAATATTATTGGCGCACTTTTGTGGGTTGGTCTGTTTAATTACAGCGGTTACTTTTTTGGACAGCTTCCTTTTGTTCAGAAAAACTTCAAGCTCCTGATTTTATTTATTATTATAATTTCGGTTTTACCTCCGGTGTTCGAGTATCTCAAGCACCGGTTTCGTCGCAGTGGCCAATAG
- a CDS encoding GyrI-like domain-containing protein, with the protein MDFECAFVPELLELTPIPAVTIKCTTTVAAIPALFDSGYRRILEYLKRESAGTAGPPFAIYTTLDSDDIDVEFGFPVTRSVAGSGSLTESRTPSGKAVSILFIGPYEDVEPAYDALLKWVADNNLTAGSVAYEVYLSDPKDTLPEMQQTRIHLLLEQS; encoded by the coding sequence ATGGATTTCGAATGCGCGTTTGTTCCTGAACTTCTTGAACTGACCCCGATTCCCGCTGTAACCATCAAGTGCACGACGACTGTAGCGGCCATACCGGCTCTTTTCGACTCAGGGTATCGTCGGATTCTTGAATATCTGAAACGGGAGTCTGCCGGGACTGCCGGGCCGCCTTTTGCGATTTACACTACCCTGGATTCCGATGATATCGATGTTGAGTTCGGGTTTCCCGTTACCCGCTCTGTTGCCGGTTCAGGCTCATTAACCGAATCCCGAACGCCATCAGGAAAAGCGGTTTCAATACTTTTCATCGGGCCTTATGAAGATGTTGAGCCAGCCTATGATGCCCTTCTGAAATGGGTTGCCGACAACAACCTCACTGCTGGCAGCGTAGCTTATGAGGTCTATCTCAGTGATCCGAAAGATACGCTGCCTGAAATGCAGCAAACCCGCATTCACCTTCTCCTGGAACAGTCATAA
- a CDS encoding MBL fold metallo-hydrolase, which yields MQQRSTTITILADNCAAPGLKTEHGLSFFIEKEDITILFDTACDNTLLYNAGALGVDLSQTELLVLSHGHYDHTGGVAEVLFLAPNANIYLHPAAFQERYSIRNGTAKPTSMPDHARSAIINLPQQQIHRVSKPTMLCSGIGITGPIPRLTSYENPGGPFFLDTTGKQPDPIDDDLSLWIESENGLIIVTGCCHAGLINTIRSIVEHTGEKRIAALIGGFHLSAASTERLEKTVKELKEYDIRQIVPCHCTGKNATEYLAQFLGCPVEAGYAGLKLEFQNPPQV from the coding sequence ATGCAACAGAGATCAACAACGATCACCATTCTTGCAGATAACTGTGCCGCTCCAGGCCTCAAAACCGAGCACGGCCTCTCTTTTTTTATTGAAAAAGAGGATATAACCATTCTTTTCGATACCGCCTGTGATAACACGCTGCTATACAATGCAGGGGCTCTCGGGGTTGATCTCTCACAGACGGAACTGCTCGTACTGAGCCATGGACACTACGACCATACGGGAGGAGTTGCCGAGGTTCTCTTTCTGGCGCCGAATGCAAATATTTACCTCCACCCTGCGGCATTTCAGGAACGGTACAGTATCCGTAACGGAACGGCAAAACCAACATCGATGCCCGATCATGCTCGGTCGGCAATCATCAACCTGCCGCAACAACAGATTCACCGGGTAAGCAAGCCGACAATGCTCTGTTCCGGCATCGGCATTACAGGACCGATACCGAGATTAACCTCTTATGAGAATCCGGGAGGCCCGTTTTTTCTCGACACAACCGGCAAACAACCAGACCCTATCGACGACGATCTTTCGCTCTGGATTGAGAGTGAAAACGGCTTGATCATCGTGACCGGATGCTGTCACGCAGGGTTGATCAACACGATCCGCTCTATCGTCGAACATACCGGAGAAAAGCGGATCGCCGCCCTCATCGGGGGATTCCATCTTTCAGCAGCATCAACAGAGCGGCTTGAAAAAACCGTTAAAGAGCTGAAAGAGTACGACATCCGGCAAATCGTCCCTTGCCACTGCACCGGGAAAAATGCCACTGAGTATCTGGCTCAATTTCTCGGCTGCCCTGTTGAAGCTGGATATGCCGGACTGAAGCTGGAATTTCAGAACCCTCCCCAGGTCTGA
- a CDS encoding alpha/beta fold hydrolase, whose amino-acid sequence MSYLASSRCKLYYEDSAEANPAHLDKPAVLFVNGWAISSRYWKPLVQALSGSFRCIIYDQSGTGKTLIKGHNPSFTIQGFADEAGELIEHLGLNKSRNLHIVGHSMGGMVATELSLRYKTALVSSAIIACGIFEETAFTSFGLFFLGGLIDVSMNFRNVFQSEPFRSMFIKRAATKEIAKEYGDIIIEDFTQSDKDATNAAGKFSIDPEALRAYTRHVIEIASPVLCCVGMADHTIPPEGTITLFETRKARSSAPTTLVQFMNLGHLPMLEDTDNFAEALIKHFDSARKFHENNSTEPARCKQYQIS is encoded by the coding sequence ATGAGTTATTTAGCATCTTCACGTTGCAAACTCTACTATGAGGACAGCGCGGAAGCCAATCCCGCACATCTTGACAAACCGGCGGTACTGTTTGTCAACGGGTGGGCTATTTCGTCACGATACTGGAAACCTCTGGTTCAAGCGCTGTCCGGAAGTTTCCGCTGCATAATCTATGACCAGAGCGGTACGGGCAAAACGCTGATCAAGGGGCATAATCCGTCGTTTACCATACAGGGTTTTGCCGATGAAGCTGGAGAACTGATTGAACATCTCGGGCTCAACAAGTCAAGAAACCTGCATATCGTCGGACACTCGATGGGAGGAATGGTGGCTACGGAACTCTCCCTTCGTTATAAGACAGCTCTTGTTTCCTCAGCAATCATAGCCTGCGGAATTTTTGAGGAAACCGCATTTACATCCTTCGGGCTTTTCTTTCTTGGCGGTCTGATTGATGTTTCCATGAATTTCCGGAATGTTTTTCAAAGCGAGCCTTTTCGATCCATGTTTATAAAACGGGCTGCGACAAAGGAGATCGCCAAGGAGTACGGAGATATCATCATCGAGGATTTCACACAGTCAGACAAGGATGCAACCAACGCCGCAGGTAAATTTTCTATCGATCCGGAAGCGCTCAGAGCCTATACCCGTCATGTCATCGAGATTGCGTCCCCGGTTCTCTGCTGTGTAGGTATGGCTGACCATACTATCCCCCCGGAAGGAACCATAACCCTGTTTGAAACCCGAAAAGCCCGATCTTCGGCACCAACAACCCTGGTACAGTTTATGAATCTCGGCCACTTGCCGATGCTTGAAGACACCGATAATTTTGCTGAAGCGCTGATAAAACACTTTGACTCTGCCAGAAAATTTCATGAAAACAACTCAACCGAACCTGCTCGTTGCAAACAATACCAGATTTCATGA
- a CDS encoding putative DNA modification/repair radical SAM protein has translation MNTLEKLQILSGAARYDASCSSSGSKREGSSSGLGNTSSSGICHSWSDDGRCISLLKILLSNDCRYDCAYCVNRISNPVQRASFTAREVVDLTMEFYRRNYIEGLFLSSAVMQSPDHTMERMVSVAETLRIDEKFGGYIHLKIIPGSSSELVRKAGLYADRISVNIELPSETALQRLAPQKQKAGILEPMAFIGREIKGSLLERQRGRNATPRFAPAGQSTQMIIGASPESDFQILKLSQGLYKKMNLKRVYYSAFIPVNEDSRLPVLASPPLLREHRLYQADWLLRFYGFTAEEILSDEAPNLDETFDPKTAWALRNPGFFPVEINRADYSVLLRVPGIGVTSARRIVAARRFASITPEGMKKIGVVMKRAKYFITCSGRPFENTDRQPALLKSRLLLAGGVAPEPPKQLVLPGLFA, from the coding sequence ATGAACACCCTTGAAAAATTACAGATTCTGTCCGGAGCAGCGCGTTACGACGCCTCGTGTTCATCCAGCGGTAGCAAACGAGAAGGATCTTCGAGCGGCCTTGGCAACACTTCGTCGAGCGGTATATGCCACTCCTGGTCGGATGACGGGCGGTGTATTTCGCTGTTGAAAATTCTCCTCTCCAATGACTGTCGTTACGATTGCGCCTACTGTGTCAACAGGATATCCAATCCGGTTCAGAGAGCCTCTTTCACTGCACGGGAAGTGGTCGATCTCACTATGGAGTTTTATCGGCGTAACTATATCGAGGGTCTCTTTTTAAGCTCGGCAGTCATGCAGAGCCCCGATCACACCATGGAGCGGATGGTCAGCGTTGCCGAAACGCTTCGTATCGATGAAAAATTCGGCGGCTACATACATCTGAAAATCATTCCGGGCAGCAGCAGCGAACTGGTGCGGAAGGCGGGACTCTATGCCGATCGCATCAGCGTCAATATCGAGCTCCCCTCCGAGACGGCTTTACAGCGTCTTGCGCCACAGAAACAGAAAGCCGGCATTCTTGAGCCAATGGCCTTTATCGGACGGGAGATAAAAGGATCTCTTCTTGAGCGGCAGAGAGGTCGCAACGCGACGCCACGGTTTGCTCCTGCCGGACAGAGCACTCAGATGATTATCGGAGCAAGCCCCGAAAGCGATTTTCAGATACTCAAGCTTTCACAGGGGCTCTACAAAAAAATGAATCTTAAACGGGTCTATTATTCGGCTTTTATTCCGGTCAATGAGGACAGTCGTCTTCCCGTGCTCGCCTCGCCGCCGCTCCTTCGCGAACACAGGCTCTATCAGGCCGACTGGCTGCTGCGCTTTTACGGTTTTACCGCAGAAGAGATTCTTTCAGACGAAGCGCCCAACCTTGACGAAACATTTGATCCCAAAACAGCCTGGGCTCTTCGCAATCCCGGGTTTTTTCCTGTAGAGATCAATCGCGCAGACTATAGCGTTCTCCTTCGTGTTCCAGGTATAGGGGTCACTTCGGCCAGGCGTATTGTTGCCGCTCGTCGGTTTGCCTCCATTACCCCTGAAGGAATGAAAAAGATCGGAGTGGTCATGAAACGGGCGAAATATTTTATCACCTGCTCCGGCAGGCCTTTTGAAAATACAGACCGGCAACCGGCCCTTCTGAAGAGCCGGCTCCTGCTTGCCGGGGGCGTCGCTCCGGAACCTCCGAAGCAGCTTGTGCTGCCCGGCCTTTTTGCCTGA
- a CDS encoding phytoene desaturase family protein → MDMENYNVVVIGAGIGGLAAGALLARKGLQVTVLEAQDYPGGCAATFSMQGYRFDAGATIGCGFHPGAPMDMLGRELGISWPVTPEPVAWQYRHRGITLNLTTSRSEIINRFPRSEAFWKEQSLLAALLWRLAEGGLSWPVKGPRDLALLARKGVAELPGTAVLLKFAAKTAREWLASHDLDTDAEFVRFLDAQLLVSVQTTTMHANALNAAIALDLPVSGASRIAGGIGRVSEQLAGSIAESGGAVLYGQEVTRIDSVRREVIGVETRDGGAFAADFTIANLTPDSLEKLVDMEGEPFSREEIGAKWSAFVLYLGMDAAFFGGVLPTHLQIVAGSGELAECGSIFVSASSPVETDRAPEGLCAVTISTHTAPEPWFEAKKRGQSAYLEMKERYTEKVLDLFSEQIPGVREAIKSITASTPVTWERYTGRANGHVGGYPQTSLFNVRGPATRFDNLFLVGDSIFPGQSLPGVVTGARRSVELLLQRMAKGTR, encoded by the coding sequence ATGGATATGGAGAATTACAATGTCGTGGTTATTGGAGCAGGTATTGGCGGACTTGCAGCTGGAGCACTGCTTGCACGTAAAGGCTTGCAGGTAACGGTGCTTGAAGCACAGGACTATCCCGGTGGTTGTGCTGCAACCTTTTCAATGCAGGGATACCGTTTTGATGCTGGAGCCACGATCGGATGCGGATTTCATCCGGGAGCGCCGATGGATATGCTTGGCAGGGAGCTTGGCATTTCCTGGCCGGTGACGCCGGAACCGGTTGCCTGGCAATATCGTCACAGAGGCATTACGCTGAACCTCACAACATCCCGCAGCGAGATTATCAATCGTTTTCCCCGATCGGAAGCTTTCTGGAAAGAACAGAGCCTTCTGGCCGCCTTGCTTTGGCGTCTCGCAGAAGGGGGTCTGTCATGGCCGGTAAAAGGGCCTCGCGATCTTGCGCTGCTTGCTCGTAAAGGGGTTGCGGAACTACCCGGAACGGCAGTTCTGTTGAAATTTGCTGCAAAAACAGCGAGAGAGTGGCTTGCATCGCACGATCTTGATACCGATGCAGAGTTTGTTCGCTTTCTTGATGCGCAATTGCTTGTTTCAGTTCAGACAACCACCATGCATGCCAATGCTCTCAATGCAGCCATAGCGCTTGATCTTCCTGTTTCCGGAGCCAGCCGTATAGCCGGAGGGATTGGCAGGGTATCTGAACAGCTTGCCGGATCTATAGCCGAAAGCGGGGGAGCGGTTCTCTACGGTCAGGAGGTCACCAGGATCGACTCGGTGCGAAGAGAGGTAATCGGTGTTGAAACCAGGGACGGTGGAGCTTTTGCTGCCGATTTTACGATTGCAAATCTTACTCCTGATTCTCTTGAAAAGCTTGTCGATATGGAGGGAGAGCCCTTTTCGCGAGAAGAGATCGGTGCGAAGTGGAGTGCTTTTGTTCTCTATCTTGGAATGGATGCAGCATTTTTTGGCGGCGTTTTGCCGACTCATCTCCAGATTGTCGCCGGGAGCGGCGAGCTGGCTGAATGCGGCAGTATTTTTGTTTCAGCATCTTCTCCTGTTGAAACGGATCGTGCTCCGGAGGGGCTTTGTGCCGTGACTATTTCAACCCATACTGCTCCGGAACCCTGGTTTGAAGCGAAAAAAAGAGGTCAGAGCGCCTATCTTGAGATGAAAGAGCGGTATACCGAAAAAGTGCTGGATCTGTTTTCCGAACAGATTCCCGGAGTACGCGAGGCCATAAAAAGCATCACGGCGTCGACCCCTGTTACATGGGAGCGCTATACCGGAAGAGCAAACGGGCATGTCGGGGGGTATCCCCAGACCTCGCTTTTCAATGTGCGTGGTCCTGCAACCCGGTTTGACAATCTTTTTCTTGTCGGAGATTCCATTTTTCCGGGCCAGTCACTTCCCGGCGTTGTTACCGGAGCAAGAAGGAGTGTTGAACTTCTTTTGCAGCGGATGGCCAAAGGAACCAGATAG
- a CDS encoding penicillin-binding protein 1A, translated as MITLRTTVTVNTTFFKKSFITLAALVFFLLTSVSAFALNPFKGLPSLEELENPNPDLASLVYSEDGVLLHKFFVKNRTFIPLKSIPRSARYALIATEDVTFYQHWGVDLRRLALVMGENIIKGRQRWHGASTITQQLAKNLYLTQERTVSRKVKELITAVELEKTYTKDEILALYLNTVYFGSGAYGIEAAARTYFSKPASQLTLPESATLIATLKNPTGYNPVKNPSGAISRRNLILSLMEKEKFITPEQAATAKRSRLLLHYTPVSHHGIAPYFTEYIRQTVKPASMLGDINLHRDGLTIQTTLDSRMQKYAEQAAVDHLASLQASFDRSWRWPESLKNQMIKESPRFKELLEDGVSAQQALVQLRADRIWLNNLLREKTRIQVALVAIDPANGHIKAWVGGNSLSSEDYKYQFDHVWQAKRQPGSTFKPFVYLTAIDKGIPANFRVLDQPLALKSGNGIWSPRNSDGSSGGMTTLRSALTRSLNQVSVRLAYEQLTVPEIISYAKRMGISSVMPQNYSIALGTGEVSPLELAGAFSTFANNGIWTEPVSILKVSDKHHRSMSESTPNRRFAIDSTSNFVMVSMMRDVINRGTASSIRGRYAMTMDAAGKTGTTQSLRDAWFAGFTPQLVAVVWTGFDDERIKFTSMEYGQGARAALPIWAGFMKRCYSDPSLKLTNRYFHIPNTVIAVPISGQASVASAPANNSVYIEYYTPKGFNYYKSNPVQSTPGDQGDSGVPTEGDLEPAPQPAETPAQEGAF; from the coding sequence ATGATAACCTTAAGAACGACTGTTACCGTGAATACTACTTTTTTTAAAAAATCTTTTATTACTCTTGCCGCGCTGGTTTTTTTTCTGCTGACTTCGGTCAGCGCATTTGCGCTCAATCCTTTCAAGGGGCTTCCAAGCCTTGAAGAACTTGAAAACCCTAACCCGGATCTCGCATCACTGGTCTATTCGGAAGACGGCGTGCTGCTTCACAAGTTTTTCGTAAAAAACCGCACGTTTATCCCGCTGAAATCAATTCCGAGATCTGCGCGTTATGCTCTTATAGCCACGGAAGATGTAACGTTTTATCAGCACTGGGGTGTTGATCTTCGCCGTCTCGCACTGGTCATGGGTGAAAATATCATCAAGGGACGCCAGAGATGGCACGGCGCGAGCACGATCACGCAGCAGCTTGCCAAAAACCTCTACCTGACGCAGGAAAGAACCGTCTCAAGAAAAGTCAAGGAGCTTATTACCGCTGTTGAGCTTGAAAAAACCTATACAAAAGATGAGATCCTGGCACTGTATCTCAACACAGTCTATTTCGGTTCCGGAGCCTATGGCATTGAAGCTGCAGCAAGAACCTATTTCAGCAAACCGGCCAGCCAACTGACCCTCCCGGAGAGCGCAACACTCATTGCAACCCTGAAAAACCCTACCGGGTACAACCCGGTCAAGAATCCATCCGGAGCCATCAGCAGACGGAACCTGATTCTGTCATTAATGGAAAAGGAAAAATTCATAACCCCGGAGCAGGCCGCTACGGCAAAAAGAAGCCGGCTTCTATTGCACTACACCCCTGTATCGCACCATGGAATCGCCCCTTATTTCACGGAATATATACGCCAAACAGTAAAACCAGCCTCAATGCTCGGCGATATCAATCTGCATCGCGACGGGCTGACCATTCAGACCACGCTTGACAGTCGCATGCAGAAATATGCTGAACAGGCCGCTGTCGATCACCTTGCATCATTACAGGCATCCTTCGATCGATCATGGAGATGGCCGGAATCGCTTAAAAACCAGATGATAAAGGAGAGCCCCAGATTCAAGGAACTTCTGGAGGATGGAGTATCGGCACAGCAGGCCCTCGTGCAGCTCAGGGCTGACAGGATCTGGCTGAATAATCTGTTGCGTGAAAAAACAAGAATACAGGTAGCCTTGGTCGCCATTGACCCTGCAAACGGTCATATCAAGGCATGGGTTGGCGGCAACAGCCTCTCTTCAGAGGACTACAAATATCAGTTTGACCATGTATGGCAGGCTAAAAGGCAGCCGGGATCGACCTTTAAACCATTTGTCTACCTGACGGCAATCGACAAGGGAATTCCTGCAAATTTCAGGGTTCTTGACCAGCCGCTGGCTCTTAAAAGCGGCAATGGCATCTGGTCGCCAAGAAACTCGGACGGTTCATCAGGAGGGATGACAACACTCCGCTCTGCGCTGACCCGTTCTCTCAATCAGGTATCCGTACGACTTGCATATGAGCAGCTTACGGTTCCGGAAATTATCAGCTATGCAAAGAGAATGGGCATTTCCTCAGTTATGCCGCAAAACTATTCCATCGCGCTTGGAACCGGTGAAGTTAGCCCACTTGAGCTTGCCGGAGCATTTTCGACTTTCGCCAACAATGGCATCTGGACCGAACCGGTTTCGATTCTGAAAGTTTCGGACAAACATCACCGATCCATGTCGGAATCCACACCCAACAGACGTTTCGCCATTGACTCGACCTCCAACTTCGTCATGGTATCAATGATGCGGGATGTTATCAACAGAGGAACAGCCTCTTCTATACGAGGCAGATATGCCATGACAATGGATGCTGCCGGCAAAACAGGAACCACGCAGAGTCTCAGGGATGCCTGGTTCGCCGGGTTTACCCCGCAACTTGTTGCTGTGGTGTGGACCGGTTTTGATGATGAGCGCATCAAGTTTACCTCCATGGAGTATGGGCAAGGTGCACGGGCTGCTCTTCCGATATGGGCGGGCTTCATGAAACGGTGCTACAGCGACCCTTCTCTGAAACTGACAAACAGATACTTCCATATTCCAAACACGGTTATTGCAGTCCCCATTTCCGGCCAGGCCAGTGTGGCCTCTGCTCCTGCGAACAACTCGGTGTATATCGAGTACTATACACCAAAGGGATTCAACTATTACAAGTCAAACCCTGTCCAGTCAACACCGGGAGACCAGGGAGACAGCGGCGTACCGACTGAAGGCGATCTCGAACCGGCCCCACAACCGGCAGAGACTCCCGCACAGGAAGGGGCGTTTTGA